In one Brienomyrus brachyistius isolate T26 unplaced genomic scaffold, BBRACH_0.4 scaffold148, whole genome shotgun sequence genomic region, the following are encoded:
- the LOC125728066 gene encoding uncharacterized protein LOC125728066, translated as MGSVGSRGKKVAPASVKEASGDGEQRDRGAAGGSLKPSEIQTVTDLRQSRDRAPPACHSEGRHSELSADDYDVMDADLDGVLAEYDGTIAGLGEISRQGGFWHPGRECKGGGFRSVYKLELSKETPRPCDVDRRVDFKKDFYSKHFKPALSFPDKPTCPGGLREKDRFQDRSLTKETASVPGTCEVTSFRYNRSEEDLMETIEREFS; from the exons ATGGGAAGCGTGGGCAGCCGCGGGAAAAAGGTGGCACCTGCGTCTGTGAAAGAGGCGAGTGGCGACGGGGAGCAGCGCGATCGCGGTGCGGCCGGCGGCTCCTTAAAGCCTTCCGAAATACAGACTGTGACTGACTTGAGGCAGTCCCGGGACAGAGCCCCACCGGCCTGCCACAGCGAAGGACGCCACTCGGAATTATCCGCTGACGACTATGACGTCATGGACGCGGACTTGGACGGCGTGCTGGCGGAGTACGACGGTACAATAGCTGGTCTCGGTGAGATCTCCCGGCAGGGCGGTTTCTGGCATCCCGGACGCGAGTGTAAAGGAGGCGGCTTCAGATCCGTTTATAAATTAGAACTTTCTAAAGAAACTCCGCGACCCTGTGACGTGGATCGCAGGGTCGATTTCAAGAAAGATTTTTATAGTAAACATTTCAAACCTGCGCTTAGTTTTCCAGATAAGCCTACTTGTCCTGGCGGATTACGAGAaaag GACCGTTTCCAGGATCGCTCACTCACCAAGGAGACAGCCTC GGTCCCTGGAACTTGTGAGGTTACATCCTTCCGGTATAACAGGTCAGAAGAGGACCTGATGGAGACCATCGAGAGGGAATTCAGCTGA
- the LOC125728065 gene encoding Krueppel-like factor 11, with amino-acid sequence MLTFASGRNSEMEESSRGDVMDPCESPAERKRRDSEQSSCSVLEYNDLEAAEALVFMSAWRQRSHRPDPCKPRPLTPASDSCDSLPHGEPAEISKDFVSLSSLCMTPPHSPSFAESLATLTAASPPGGTCLAQSCHPRNSHPSTTSQSEPTTTSPCRAMATSVIRHTADSLPHQSVPAQVPGKLDQAKTAAPHKAENLNVPRSSAGPPTESGFLSTRSEPPTLLPPAPISSSPIICQMLPVNTQPGMISAIIQAPVRSSAHTVKSILPQTAAFPQPILVTPPVTQGTVMFVVPQSPMPQQCPQTVVTLGNTKLLPLAPAPLYVPSGQSGVMNMDFSRRRNYVCNFPGCRKTYFKSSHLKAHLRTHTGEKPFSCNWDDCDKRFARSDELSRHRRTHTGEKKFACPVCDRRFMRSDHLTKHARRHMTARKIPTWQAEVRHLNRLAVAKAPPTPAGSALPIRAPLSL; translated from the exons ATGCTCACTTTTGCCAGCGGGCGGAATTCAGAAATGGAAGAATCGAGTCGG GGAGACGTGATGGATCCCTGTGAGTCTCCAGCGGAGCGGAAGAGGCGTGACAGCGAGCAGTCCTCCTGCAGCGTGCTGGAGTACAACGACCTGGAGGCTGCCGAGGCCTTGGTCTTCATGAGTGCCTGGCGACAAAGGTCCCACCGGCCAGACCCCTGCAAGCCCCGGCCCCTGACACCGGCCTCAGACTCCTGCGACTCCCTCCCCCACGGCGAGCCCGCGGAGATCTCCAAGGACTTTGTCTCGCTCTCATCACTG TGCATGACACCACCTCACAGTCCCAGCTTTGCCGAAAGCCTGGCCACGCTGACCGCCgcatcaccaccaggtggcacttGCCTGGCCCAGTCCTGCCACCCCAGGAACTCTCATCCCAGTACGACCAGCCAGTCAGAGCCCACCACCACGTCCCCCTGCAGGGCCATGGCCACCAGCGTCATACGGCACACGGCCGACAGCCTCCCGCACCAATCTGTTCCGGCCCAGGTCCCGGGgaagctggaccaggccaagacGGCCGCCCCTCACAAAGCAGAGAACCTGAACGTGCCCAGAAGTTCGGCCGGCCCTCCCACGGAGTCGGGCTTCTTGAGCACCAGAAGCGAGCCCCCCACCCTcctgccccctgcccccatTTCCAGCTCCCCTATCATTTGCCAAATGCTGCCAGTGAACACTCAGCCTGGAATGATCTCTGCCATCATCCAAGCCCCTGTCCGGAGCTCTGCCCACACGGTGAAGTCCATCCTGCCCCAGACAGCTGCATTCCCACAGCCCATCCTTGTGACACCCCCGGTGACCCAGGGCACGGTGATGTTCGTGGTGCCCCAGTCCCCCATGCCTCAGCAATGTCCGCAGACCGTCGTGACCCTGGGTAACACCAAGCTGCTGCCCCTCGCTCCCGCCCCGCTCTATGTGCCTTCTGGTCAGAGTGGCGTTATGAACATGGACTTCTCCCGTCGCCGGAATTATGTCTGCAACTTCCCGGGCTGCCGGAAGACCTACTTCAAGAGCTCGCATCTGAAGGCGCACCTCAGAACTCACACAG GTGAGAAACCCTTCAGCTGCAATTGGGATGACTGCGACAAGAGGTTTGCACGCTCCGACGAGCTCTCCCGCCACAGGCGCACGCACACGGGTGAGAAAAAGTTTGCGTGTCCCGTGTGTGACCGCCGCTTCATGCGCAGTGACCACCTGACCAAGCACGCCCGCCGACACATGACCGCCAGAAAGATCCCCACCTGGCAGGCTGAGGTTCGCCACCTCAATAGGCTGGCCGTGGCCAAGGCTCCTCCCACTCCAGCTGGCTCCGCCCTCCCTATAAGAGCTCCACTCTCCCTATAG